AGGTCCGGACATGAGACCCAAGGTCATGGTCGGCGCCGCCCTGGGCCTGGTCGGCGTGCTCGCCGCCGGGTGCGGCGGCAGCAGCGGCAACCCCGGTGAGGTCGTCTTCTGGGACACCAGCGGTTCCGCGGAGAGCGGGGTGTTCCGGGAGATCGCGGCCGACTGCGCGCGCACCGGCGGCTACCAGGTGCGCGTCGAAACGGTCGCATTCGACCAGGCGCTGAACAACTACAAGACCGCGGCGCAGGGCGGGCAGGGACCGGACGTGCTGCGCTCCGACGTCGGCTGGGTCGCCCAGCTCGCGAAGGCCGGGCTGATCCAGGACCTCTCGGACACCCCGCTGGCCGCCGACACCGCCGATTTCCTGCCCGCACCGCTGGAATCCACCAAGCACGAGGGCAAGACCTACGCCGTCCCGCAGGTCACCGACGCCTTGGCGCTCTTCTACAACAAGGCCCAGCTGGCGCAGGCGGGCGTCGAACCGCCGAAGAGCTGGGACGAGCTCCGCTCGATCGCGCCCGCGCTCGGCGGCGACCGCGCGCTGTTCATCAACAACGACGAGTACTACGCGCTGCCGTTCCTCTACGCCCACGGCGGCGACCTGGTCGACACCGGATCCCGGATCATCACGGTGAACTCCCCCGAATCCGTGCGCGGGGTGCAGACGGCCAAGGACCTGATCGACGCCAAGGCGGCCCGCACCGCGCTCGACCAGCCGAACTCCTACACCACGATGAAGGCCGCGTTCACCTCCGGCGAGGTGGCGATGGTCATCGACGGGCCGTGGGCGGTCGCGGAGTACACCCAGTCCGAGCAGTTCGCCGATCCGGCCAACCTCGGCATCGCGCCGCTGCCCGGCGCGGGCACCTCACCGGTCGGCGGCCACGACTACGTGATCCGGCAGGGCAGCGACGCCACGGAGTCGGCGGTGAAGTTCGTCCAGTGCATGAGCAGCACCGAGAACCAGGCGAAGATCGCCGCGCAGCTCGGGCTGCTGCCGACCCGCCAGTCCGCCTACGACGACCCCGCGGTGGCGCGGAACCCGGTCGTCTCGGCGTTCCGGCCGCTGGCCGCCGACACGCACGAACGGCCGTGGATCCCGGAGAACGCCGAGCTGCTGGAGCCGCTGCAGACCGCCTACGCCGAGATCCTGGCCGGGCAGAAGGAAACCGGCGCCGCGCTCGACGAAGTCGCGCGGACCTACCAGACCTCCGTCGTCCCCGGCTACGCCCAGCGCTGAGGCCGGCATGCGGAATCTGTTCGCGCGGTACTGGTTCGCCTACGCGATGGTCCTGCCGGTCGTGGTGGTGCTCGCGCTGCTCGTGGCGCTGCCGCTGCTGCAGGGGCTGTTCTTCGGCTTCACCGACATCAACGACACCAACATCGCCAACCCGGTGCTGGACCGCGAGGCGAGCTACGAGTTCACCGGACTCGCCAACTACCTCAACGTGCTCTCCGGCGATCCGGCGTACGGCTCGTTCTGGGCGACGCTGGGGCGCACCGTCATCTGGACCGGCGCCTGCGTGTTCTTCCACTACGCGATCGGCCTGGCGCTGGCGGTGCTGCTCAACCGGCAGCTCCGGTTCCGCGGGCTGTACCGGGTGCTGCTGATCCTGCCGTGGGCGGTGCCGGTGTTCATCAGCGCCTTCGCCTGGCGGTACCTGTTCAACGCCGAGTACGGGCTGATCAACTGGGCGCTGGAGTCGGTGGGACTGCCCGCGCAGGTGTGGCTGGGGCAGTCCGACCTGGCGCTGGTGTCGGTGATCGTCGTCAACGTCTGGCTGGGCGTGCCGTTCATGATGGTGGCGCTGCTGGGCGGGCTGCAGTCGATCCCGGCCGATCTGCACGAGGCCGCCGAGATCGACGGGGCGTCGCCGTGGCAGCGGTTCGTGCACGTGACGCTGCCGGGGCTGCGGTCGGTGTCGAGCTCGGTGGTGCTGCTCGGGGTGATCTGGACGTTCAACATGTTCCCGGTCATCTACCTGATCACCGGCAACAACCCGCACACCCGGATCCTGGTCACCTACGCCTTCGAGCGGTTCTTCTCCGGTGCCACCCGGGATTACGCGATCGCCTCCACCTACGGCGTGCTCGTGCTGTCGGTCCTGCTGGTGTTCGCGACCGTCTACCGCCGCGCGATGCGCAGGCACGGGGAGGTGCTCTGAGATGTCCATCGACGCGGCCTCGCTGCGCGCCACGACCGCGGCGGTCCGGCCGCCGGCGCGGCGCAAGCGCTCCACGGCGGCCAGCATCGGTCTGCACGCGACCTTGGTGGTGGCCTCGCTGATCGCGGTGTTCCCGGTGTTCTGGGTGCTGGTGGTGTCGTTCAAGCCGGACGCCAAGGCCATCGAGCGCACCCCGACGCTGTTCGCCGACTCCACAGTGGACAACTACTGGAACGTGCTGTCCGGCGCGAAGGGCGCGTTCCTGAGCTGGTTCGGCAACTCGGTGCTGATCGCGGCGCTGACCACGGTGCTCGGCGTGCTGCTGGCGGCCACCACCGCCTACGCGGCCAGCCGGTTCCGCTTCCCGGGCAGGCGGTGGCTGCTGCTGTCGTTCCTGGTGGTGCAGATGTTCCCGTTCGCGGTGCTGATCGTGCCGCTGTACAACATCCTGCTGGCGCTGGGCCTGCAGGGCAGCGCGCCCGGCCTGGTGCTGGTGTACTGCAGCACCGCCATCCCGTTCTGCACCTACATGCTGAAGGGCTACTTCGACGGGATCCCCGGTGAGATCGACGAGGCGGGGCGGGTGGACGGGCTCTCGCCGTTCGGCGTGTTCTGGCGGCTGGTCCTGCCGCTGGCCAGGCCGGGCCTGGCGGTGACGGCGTTCTACTCGTTCATCGTGGCCTGGAGCGAGGTGGCCTTCGCCTCGGCGTTCCTGTCCGCCGACGACCGCTCGAAGACCCTGGCGGTGGGCCTGCAGGTGTTCGTCCAGCAGAACCGCGCGGAATGGGGCCACCTGGCGGCGGCATCGGTCCTGGTGGCGGTGCCCGCGGTGCTGGTCTTCTACCTGGTCCAGCGCTTCCTGGTCGGCGGCCTCACCGCGGGCAGCGTCAAGTCCTGAGGCCGGAGCACGCAATTTCAATGGAAATCGGACGTCTGATTTCCATTGAAATCGCGCAGAACCCGACGCACAGTCGGCGTGTCGGGCACCCGACACGCCGACTGTCGTGCAATTTCCATTGAAGTCGAAGACCTGATTTCCATTGAAATCGCACACCTTCCCGGCATCCACCGGCGTGTCGGACTCCGGGCGCACCGACGTCCCGGAAGGCCTGTGGAAACCGGGGAGCCCGGGGTGGTGGCGTGCTCGTGCGCGGGCCTTCGCACCACTACGCTGGCGGCATGACGGCGTTCACGCTCGGTGGTACGACCACGATCCTCGACGGCGGTCTGGCCACCGAGCTGGAGGCGCGCGGGCACGACCTCTCCGACTCGCTGTGGTCGGCCCGGCTGCTGGCCGATTCGCCGGAGGAGATCGTGGCCGCGCACGCCGCGTTCTTCCGCGCCGGGGCCGAGATCGCGACGACGGCGAGCTACCAGGCGAGCTTCGAGGGCTTCGCGGCGCGCGGCATCGAGCGCGACGAGGCCGCCAAGCTGATGCACCGCAGCGTGGAGCTGGCCCGGCTGGCCGGCGACGTCGAGCCGGGACGGCACCGGTGGGTGGCGGCCTCGATCGGTCCTTACGGCGCGATGCTCGCCGACGGCTCGGAGTACCGCGGCCGGTATGGACGCACCAAGCGCGAGCTGCGCGACTTCCACCGGCCACGGCTGGAAGTGCTGGCCGAATCCGTCCCGGACGTCTTCGCGCTGGAGACGGTCCCGGACGTCGACGAGGCGGAAGCCCTGGTCGACGCGCTGGACGGGGTGGAGGTCCCGGCCTGGCTGTCGTTCACCATCGACGGCGACCGCACGCGCGCCGGACAACCGCTGGCGGAGGCCTTCGCCGTCGCCGACGACGCCGCGATCATCGCGGTCGGCGTCAACTGCTCGGCACCCGAGGACGTGCTGCCCGCGATCGAAATCGCCCGCGCCACAACGGAGAAGCCTGTCGTGGTGTACCCGAACAGCGGTGAGGTCTGGGATGCGCAGCGGCGGTCCTGGACCGGTCGCGCGGCTCCGGTCGCTGACCTCGCGCGCAGCTGGCAAGCGGCCGGTGCGCAGCTGATCGGCGGTTGCTGCCGGGTCGGCCCCGAGGACATCTCGGCGATCGCGGAAGCGCTGATTGATCCGGTGGACTGAGCCCGGTTGGGCCGAACCGCCGATCCTGGCACGCTTTTACCTGATAGTTCATCAGAAGGTTCTTTTCCAACCGATACCTTCGCGGTGGAATTCGGTATCCATCGGCGAAAGGGACGGGGCATGCGCCGGATCACCAAGATCGTGGGGGCGGCGGCCGGAGCCGCTCTGCTGTGCCTGGGTGCGACCCAGGTGTCCACCGGGGAACCGCTGGCGATCAGCGGGACGACCGTGTTCACCAAGGGCGAGGGCGGCTACAACTGCTTCCGCATCCCCGCGATCGTGCGCACCCAGGACCGCAGCGCGCTGCTCGCGTTCGCCGAAGCCCGGCGGAACAACTGCGACGACACCGGCTACATCGACGTGGTCCTCAAGCGCTCCACCGATGACGGGAAGTCCTGGCAGAAGCTGGAACTCGTCTCCCCCGGCGACGGCGACACCCGCGGCAACCCGGTGCCGGTCGTGGATCGCGAGACCGGCCGCATCTCGCTGCTCACCACGCACAACCCGGGCCCGGACTGCAACGGCAGCGGTTGCCGCCGAACGCCCTTCCTGCAGCACAGCACGGATCCGAGCGGCAAGCAGTGGACCGAGCCGGTGGCGCAGCCGCAGCTGAAGAAGCCGGAGTGGACCAAGTGGTACGCCACCGGCCCCGGCCACGGCCTGCAGATGACCCGCGGCGAGCACGAGGGCCGGATGGTCGCGGGCATCAACTACGAGGGAGCCGACGGGCTCAAGGGCGCCGGGATCGTGCACAGCGACGACGGCGGCACGACCTGGCAGCTCGGCGCCCTGGACGACCGGACCGGCGAGAAGATCAAGCCGCAGGAGCTCAGCCTGCTGGAGACCGTCGACGCCGAGCTCTACGTCGCCGCCCGCAACCAGGACAACTCCGGGACCACCGTGGCCGACGGCAACCGGGCGCACGCGGTCAGCGCCGACGGCGGCGAGACCTTCCGCGAAACGTTCTCGATCGTGCCGCAGCTGCGCGGACCTGTGGTGCAGGGCTCGGTGGTCCGGCTGCGCGCGACGACCGCCGGTGACCCGAGCAACCTGATCCTGTTCTCCGGGCCGTACAACACCGATCCGAACATGGACCACCGCCGCCACACCATGCGGATCCGCACCTCCTCCGACGAGGGCGCGACCTGGCAGGAGGTCGGCACGGTGGTGGACGCGACGTGGTCGGCGTACTCCGACCTGATCAACCTGGGCGGCGGCTGGGCGGGCCTGCTCTACGAGGCGGGCTCCCAGGAATCGCAGGACGCGCACCAGACGATCCGCTACGCGAGGTTCAGCGAGAACGACCTGGCCCGCTGAGAACCGGTGACCCGTGAGCACTTTGCGGGGCCATAGCGCCACAAAGTGCTCACGGCACCTGCTCAGAGCTTCGCGCCGACGTGCAAGGCGAGTCCCGAGTTCGGCGCGACAGCGGCCGTGAAACCGCCGTCCGCACCGACCTCGACAGTCGCACCGGTGCACGACCCGTTCACCAGCTCGCCGCTCATCACGTCGCAGTAGGTCCCGGCGGGCAACGAGGTCTGGAAGGTCCGGGCGAGCTCGCCGCCTTCCCGGTTGAACACCGCGAATCCCTTGTCCCCGCGGCCGAATGCGATCTGGCCGCCGCCGTTGTCCCACCAGTTCGCCAGCCCGGTGTCCCGCACCGCACCGTGGAACCCGGCCATCCCGGCGATCGCCGGCCGCCGGTGCTCGCACACCCACGCCGAGTTGTCGCAACTGGCCGCCTGCGTGGTGCCGTCCGCCTCGGCGGGCGGCCCGGCGTCGCTGTTGTCGAAGGCGAAACCGGAGATCAGCTGCGGCGTCCCGTACGGGTAGGCGAGCTCGAAGGCGACCGCGAGGTCGTAGGTGACGCCGTCCTTGTAGGTCAGGATCGGCGAGCTGCGCTGCGTGTCGTGGTTGTCGATGAACACCACCGCCTGGTCGCTCGGCAGCGACATCCGCTCCGGCAGGTTCGCCAGCTGCGCCAGCGAGCCGTCCCGGAAGGCGTTGGCGACGACGCCGTAGTAGCCGAACTCGGTCACGTCACCGTTGCCGGTGTACTCCCCCGCCGTCGTCGTGCCGTCCGCGATCACCTCCTGGAAGACGTAGGGCCGCGCGCCGGTGCCGGGAACGTCCTGCAGCGCACCGAAGATCGCGCCGACGTCCTCCGGCGGCATGTGCTTGACGCCGTCCACCCGGAAACCGGAGACACCCAGTCCGATCAGGTCGTTGAGGAAGCCGATCTGGGTGTTGCGCACGTACTCCGACTCGGTCGCCAGGTCCGCCAGGCCGACCAGCTCGCAGTTGCGCACCTCCCACTTGTCCTGGTAGTTGGCGATGTCGCGGCGGCAGCCGTGGAAGTCGGCGTCGGAGTACAGGCCCGGGTAGACGTACTTCTCGAAGGTGGAGCCGCCGCTGCCCGGCCCGCTGCCCGCCGATCCGGAGCCGCTCATGTGGTTCACCACCGCGTCGACGTAGATCTCCACGCCCGCGGCGTTGCAGGTGCGCACCATCGCGGCGAACTGCTCCCGGTCGCCGCGGCGGCTCTCCAGCTGGTAGCTGACCGGCTGGTAGTCCTGGTACCAGGGATGGCCCTTGTCACCGAGCACGACGTGCTCCTGCGGCGGGGACACCTGGACGGCGCCGAATCCCCTGGGCCCCAGGAAGTCGGTGCACTCCCGCGCGACGGAGTCCCACGGCCACTGGAACATCTGGACGATCGGTCCGCGCACCGGAGCGGTGGCGGGCACCTCTGCTGCCCCGGTGGGCACCAGCGCGGTGCCGCCGACCGCCGCGGCGAACGCGAGCAATGCCAATCGCATGACAACCTCCTCAGCTTCGAGCGGGTTGCCATCGATCACATTTTCTTGCGCGAGTTAAGTCAATACGCCATCAGAACCAGGCTTGAGCTGCTCTGATGCCTGCAAAAATTTGCAGACTATGCCAGCAGCGGTGCGACGTCCGTCGCCGCTGCGGCCCCGTAGGCGTCGGTGAAGCGCCGCAGCGCGCGACCGTGGTCCAGCGACCACTCCTGCGTCCCGGTCACCTCCAGGACGTGCACCGCGACCAACGACCCGAGCTGCGCGGCCCGCTCCCACGACAGTCCGCACTGGACCCCGGCGAGGAAACCCGCCCGGAACCCGTCGCCCACCCCGGTCGGATCGACCCGCCCGCGTTCCGGCACCGCGGGCACCAGCAGCCGGGTCCCGTCGCCCGCGACCACCTCCGCGCCCGCCGCGCCGAGCGTGGTGACCCGGACGCCGATCCGCTCCCGCACGTCGGACTCGGTCCACCCGGTCTTCTGCAGCAGCAGGCCCCACTCGTACTGGTTGCTGAACAGGTACTCCGCGCCCTCGACCACCCGCCGCACCTGCGCGCCGTCGAGCCGGGCCAGCTGCTGCGAGGGATCGCTGGCGAACGGGTAGCCGCGCTGCCTGCACTCGTCGGCGTGCCGCAGCATCGCCAGCGGATCGTTCGGGCCGATCAGCACCAGGTCCGCACCGGAGCGGTCGAGCACCGGCGCCAGCTCCACGTTGCGGGCCTCGGCCATCGCGCCGGTGTAGAAGGAGGCGATCTGGTTGAACTCCTCGTCGGTGGTGCACACGAACCGAGCGGTGTGCGCGACCTCCGAGACGTGCACGCCCGAGCAGTCCACGCCGTGGCGCTCCAGCCAGGAGCGGTAGTCGGCGAAGTCATCGCCCACCGCGCCGATCAGCACCGGCCGCTGGCGCAGCACGCCCAGCGCGAAGGCGATGTTGGCCGCGGCACCGCCCCGCCGCACCACGAGGTCGTCGACCAGGAAGCTCAGCGAGACCTGCGCGAGGTTGTCGGCGACGAGCTGGTCGGTGAACCGGCCGGGGAAGTGCATCAGGTGATCGGTGGCGATGCTGCCGGTGACGGCGACGGGCACGGCGACCTCCCGGATGTCGCTGCAGGTGAGCGCACGCGCACCGAGAGTACCGCCGCCGGGGGCGTCCGGCCGCCGCGCGCGACGGCGGACAATGGGGGCATGCGCGAAGTGGAGATCCGGGACGACGTGATCCGGCTCGGCCAGCTGCTGAAGCTGTCCGGCCTGGTCGAGCACGGTGCGGAGGCGAAGGAGGTCCTGGAGGAAGGCCTGGTCCAGGTCAACGGCGCGGTGGAGACCCGCCGCGGCAAGCAGCTCACCGAAGGCGACGAGATCGTCCTGGGCTCCGAGATCATCCGGGTCGTCACCCGCTGAACCGCTGGTGCGCGGCGGTGGTCGTCCTTGCCACCACCGCCGCTCACGACGAGCTCAGAGCGCTTCGTGGACGATCCGGCCGTCGACGACCGTGCAGACCACCGGGAGTTCCGGCAGGTCCTGCGGGGCGCAGGTCAGCGGATCGCCGTCGAACACCGCCAGATCCGCTCGCATGCCGACCCGGATCCGCCCGGACACCCGCTCCTCCCCCGCGCCGTACGCGGCCTCGGTGGTGTACCCGGCGAGCGCCTGCTGCGCGGTGAGCGCCTGCTCCGGCAGCACCGGCGCCCGGTCCGGCTCGCCGACCGGACGGCGCAGCCGGGCACCGGCCATGATCTCCCGCGGGTCGTAACCGGCGATCGGCCAGTCGGAACCGAGCGCGACGTGCCCGCCCGCGGCGAGGACGTCCCGGTAGCGCCAGGCCCGGCCGCAGCGCTCCTCGCCGATGCGCGTCGACCAGTTGTCGGTGTGGTCGGGCAGCGTCCAGTCCATGTGCGTCGGCTGCATGGAGGCCACCACGTCCAGCTCGGCGAACCTGGTGACGTCGCCGTCCTGGAGCAGTTCGACGTGCTCGATGCGGTGCCTGCCGCCGGCAACGCGCCCGGCGGCGGCGTAGGTGTCCAGCGCGAAGGACACCGCCCGGTCGCCGATCGCGTGCGTCCAGCACGGCAGCCCCAGGTCCACCGCCTGCTGCACGGCCTCCGCGTAGGCCCGCTCCTCGCGCCACACCGGAACGGTGCCCGCACCGTGCGAGTCCGGGTGGCACAGCCACGCGCTGCCGCCGTCGATGGTCCCGTCGAGGAAGAACTTGACCGCGCCCGTGCGCCACATCCGGCCGGGCCGGCTGCGCAGGTCCTGGACGATCTCGAGCGTGTCCTCGACCGTTCCAGGCAGGCACCACGGCGCCACCAGCGTCCGAACGGTCAGCTCGCCGCTCTCGTCGAGCATCTCGAACAGCTCGTCGGTGCCCGGCCAGACCGCCAGGTCCAGCATGTGCGCACCGGTGATGCCGACCGCGTTCTGCGCGCGGTGCAGGTCGGCGACGCGACGCGCGAGTTCGGTCAGCTCCAGCGCGGGAACGGCGGCGTCGCCGTACCGCACCGCCGAGGTCTCGTGCAGCTCGCCGGTGGGCGTGCCGTCCGGGTCGACGACCACCTCCGAGCGGTCGGCGAACTCCACCGGGCCGGTGATCCCGGCCTGCCGCAGTCCCCTGGTGTTCATCAGCGCGGTGTGCGCGTCGATCAGCGTCAGCATCGCCGGGTGATCGCCGATGGCGTCGTCGATGTGCTTGCGGTGCAACCAGTCCGGCAGGAAGGCGTTGTACTCCAGGCCGTATCCGATCAGCCATTCGTCCCGCGCCAGCCGGGCGCTCTCCGCGCGCAGCCTCGCCTGGAGCTCACCGAGGTCCACCACGCCCTTCAGGTCGACGCCGCGCATGTCGGCGACGCCGTGCACCGGGTGCTGGTGGGAATCGACCAGACCAGGCGTGACGGTCCGCCCCGATCCGTCGATCACCTGCGTCCGCCGTCCGATGTGCTCGCCGACGTCGTCGCCGACCGCGCAGATGCGACCGTCCCGGACCGCCACCGCGCTCACCGGCGGTCCGTCCATGGTGATCACCCGCGCTCCGGTGATGACGAGGTCCGCAATGGTCACTGTGCACTCCGATCTGCGAAGGAACTGCTTCCGACGACCCGGTCGCGGGGCTTGGCCACCACGAAGTAGACGAGTCCGGCGAGGATGATCAGCGCCGTGCCCAGCGGGGCGGCCCACACCTGGTACCAGGGGGCGTCCACCGGGGCGAGCAGCGCGCGGGGCCAGGTGATGTTGACGAACTCGAACGCCAGCCACAGCACCGCACCGACGTTGAGCACGGTGCCCAGCCGTCCCAGCCGGACGTGTCCGCCCGGCACCCACGTCCCGCGCAGCCGCGCCACCAGAGCGGCGAAGGCGACCAGCAGGAAGGTCAGGTAGAAGGCGGACGTGCCGAAGGTGATGACGCTGCCGATGGCGGCGGTGTCCAACGCCAGCAGCAGCCCGACGCAGGCCACCGCGGTCACCGCGATCGCGCCGCCGATCGGTGCCTGGCTCTTCCGGCTCACCGTCCGCAGGAGCTTCGACATCGGGAGCACGTCGTCGCGCGCGACCGAGTACAGCGCCCGCGCCGTCGATCCCTGCGCGGCCAGCCCGCACGCCAGGAACGCGATGATCACCACGACGACGAAGGGCTTGGCCGACCAGTCGCCGAAGGACGCCACGACGGCGGTCGTCACCGGATCGGCGTCGGCCCCGGCCACCACGCCGGCCGGGTCGGGGTGGGTGAGCACCACCGCGAAGGCGTTGAGGATCACCAGCAGGCCGACGCTGAGCAGCGCGATCCAGATCGCCCGCGGCACGTGGCGGGTGGCGTTGCGGGTCTCCTCCGAGGTCGACACGCAGGCGTCGAAGCCGATGAACGCCCAGCCCCCGACGGCCACCGCCGCGACGAACGCGGCGAACCCGGAACCCTCGAACAGCGCCTCGGTGCCGAAGCTCTCGGTCAGGATCGACCACGGCTGCGACCGGAACACCAGCAGCAGCGCGACGCCGACCAGCACCGAGGCGATGATCTCGGCCACCACTCCCACCGCCAGCGCGCGACGCAGCACGTCCACCCCGAGCATGTTGATCAGCGAGCACCCCACCACGAACGCCGCCGCGGCCACGACCAGCTGGTTCGGTGTCGGGGTGACGCCGACGAGGGTGAAGACCCACGGTGCGGACAGGTAGGCGATCGTGGTGTTGGCCAGCAGGCTGGAGCACAGCGAGATCCAGCCGGTGAACCAGGCGTAGGACGGGCCGACCAGCCGCCGGGTCCACTGGTACGCGCCGCCCGAGATCGGGAACTCCGAGGAGAGTTCGGAGTAGAGCGCCAGCAGCAGGCACTGCCCGAGCAGGCAGACCGGCAGCGCCCACACCCATCGGGGCCCGGCGATCGTCGCACCGACCAGCACCACCGCGTAGAGCCCCACGACCGGGGAGATGGTCGCGAAACCCATCGTGATGTTGCCGAGCACGCCCAGTCCGCGCTTCAGCTCGGGCTCGTAGCCGAGTTCGCGCAGCCGCGCCGAATCCTCGTCCACGTCGTTCCTGGTAGCCGGGGTTCTCATGCCTGCGTCCTCCTTCGGACGGGCCCAACCTAACTAAGTTAGGCTGGGACTGTAGGCCACCGGCGGGAGTTAGGGAAGCCCCGGGAGCCACCGGATCCCGGCACCGGGCCGCGCTCGGGAACAATGGGCCGCGTCCAGGATCACGGAGGAGGACCGGTGCCCCAGACCAGGCGCGGCTCGCTGACGAGGCGCGAGATCGGGCTGGCCGCGCTCGCGGTCGTCGACGAAGAAGGCGCCGAAGCACTGACCGTCCGGCGCATCGCGGCCAGGCTGGGAGTGCGAGCACCGTCCCTGTACTCGCACGTCGACGGCAAGGACGACATCCTCGAACTGATCACCGAGATCATCACGGCGGACATGCCCGCCCTGGACCTGCACCCCGCCGACTGGCGCGCCGGCCTGCTGAACTGGGCCCGCACCTATCACGCGGCCTTCGCCGAGCACCCCAACGCGGTGGGGATCATCGCCCGGCGCGCGGTGACCATCACCGAGTCCCGCCAGGCCTACGAGGACGTCATCGCGATGCTCGTCGAGGCGGGCATGGGACCGGCGGCGGCACTGCGCGTGGTGCTCGGCATCGACTACGTGGTCCTCGGCTCGATCCTCGCGCCGTTCTCCCCGGCCTTCGACCAACCGCTGGGCGAGGACTTCCCGCTCCTGCGCACCGCGATCCGCGCCACCGAACCGGCCGAGGTCAACCGCACCGCCTTCCGCGAAGCGGTGCAGTCCTACATCCGGGGCATCCCGGACCCCGCCTGAGCACCTCCGCCGGGAAGCGGAAGTCTTGCGCGCACACGACTGAGGCCGGCAC
This portion of the Saccharopolyspora antimicrobica genome encodes:
- a CDS encoding amidohydrolase → MTIADLVITGARVITMDGPPVSAVAVRDGRICAVGDDVGEHIGRRTQVIDGSGRTVTPGLVDSHQHPVHGVADMRGVDLKGVVDLGELQARLRAESARLARDEWLIGYGLEYNAFLPDWLHRKHIDDAIGDHPAMLTLIDAHTALMNTRGLRQAGITGPVEFADRSEVVVDPDGTPTGELHETSAVRYGDAAVPALELTELARRVADLHRAQNAVGITGAHMLDLAVWPGTDELFEMLDESGELTVRTLVAPWCLPGTVEDTLEIVQDLRSRPGRMWRTGAVKFFLDGTIDGGSAWLCHPDSHGAGTVPVWREERAYAEAVQQAVDLGLPCWTHAIGDRAVSFALDTYAAAGRVAGGRHRIEHVELLQDGDVTRFAELDVVASMQPTHMDWTLPDHTDNWSTRIGEERCGRAWRYRDVLAAGGHVALGSDWPIAGYDPREIMAGARLRRPVGEPDRAPVLPEQALTAQQALAGYTTEAAYGAGEERVSGRIRVGMRADLAVFDGDPLTCAPQDLPELPVVCTVVDGRIVHEAL
- a CDS encoding carbohydrate ABC transporter permease produces the protein MRNLFARYWFAYAMVLPVVVVLALLVALPLLQGLFFGFTDINDTNIANPVLDREASYEFTGLANYLNVLSGDPAYGSFWATLGRTVIWTGACVFFHYAIGLALAVLLNRQLRFRGLYRVLLILPWAVPVFISAFAWRYLFNAEYGLINWALESVGLPAQVWLGQSDLALVSVIVVNVWLGVPFMMVALLGGLQSIPADLHEAAEIDGASPWQRFVHVTLPGLRSVSSSVVLLGVIWTFNMFPVIYLITGNNPHTRILVTYAFERFFSGATRDYAIASTYGVLVLSVLLVFATVYRRAMRRHGEVL
- a CDS encoding RNA-binding S4 domain-containing protein, whose product is MREVEIRDDVIRLGQLLKLSGLVEHGAEAKEVLEEGLVQVNGAVETRRGKQLTEGDEIVLGSEIIRVVTR
- the mmuM gene encoding homocysteine S-methyltransferase, giving the protein MTAFTLGGTTTILDGGLATELEARGHDLSDSLWSARLLADSPEEIVAAHAAFFRAGAEIATTASYQASFEGFAARGIERDEAAKLMHRSVELARLAGDVEPGRHRWVAASIGPYGAMLADGSEYRGRYGRTKRELRDFHRPRLEVLAESVPDVFALETVPDVDEAEALVDALDGVEVPAWLSFTIDGDRTRAGQPLAEAFAVADDAAIIAVGVNCSAPEDVLPAIEIARATTEKPVVVYPNSGEVWDAQRRSWTGRAAPVADLARSWQAAGAQLIGGCCRVGPEDISAIAEALIDPVD
- a CDS encoding alpha-amylase; amino-acid sequence: MRLALLAFAAAVGGTALVPTGAAEVPATAPVRGPIVQMFQWPWDSVARECTDFLGPRGFGAVQVSPPQEHVVLGDKGHPWYQDYQPVSYQLESRRGDREQFAAMVRTCNAAGVEIYVDAVVNHMSGSGSAGSGPGSGGSTFEKYVYPGLYSDADFHGCRRDIANYQDKWEVRNCELVGLADLATESEYVRNTQIGFLNDLIGLGVSGFRVDGVKHMPPEDVGAIFGALQDVPGTGARPYVFQEVIADGTTTAGEYTGNGDVTEFGYYGVVANAFRDGSLAQLANLPERMSLPSDQAVVFIDNHDTQRSSPILTYKDGVTYDLAVAFELAYPYGTPQLISGFAFDNSDAGPPAEADGTTQAASCDNSAWVCEHRRPAIAGMAGFHGAVRDTGLANWWDNGGGQIAFGRGDKGFAVFNREGGELARTFQTSLPAGTYCDVMSGELVNGSCTGATVEVGADGGFTAAVAPNSGLALHVGAKL
- a CDS encoding sialidase family protein, translated to MRRITKIVGAAAGAALLCLGATQVSTGEPLAISGTTVFTKGEGGYNCFRIPAIVRTQDRSALLAFAEARRNNCDDTGYIDVVLKRSTDDGKSWQKLELVSPGDGDTRGNPVPVVDRETGRISLLTTHNPGPDCNGSGCRRTPFLQHSTDPSGKQWTEPVAQPQLKKPEWTKWYATGPGHGLQMTRGEHEGRMVAGINYEGADGLKGAGIVHSDDGGTTWQLGALDDRTGEKIKPQELSLLETVDAELYVAARNQDNSGTTVADGNRAHAVSADGGETFRETFSIVPQLRGPVVQGSVVRLRATTAGDPSNLILFSGPYNTDPNMDHRRHTMRIRTSSDEGATWQEVGTVVDATWSAYSDLINLGGGWAGLLYEAGSQESQDAHQTIRYARFSENDLAR
- a CDS encoding extracellular solute-binding protein, which produces MRPKVMVGAALGLVGVLAAGCGGSSGNPGEVVFWDTSGSAESGVFREIAADCARTGGYQVRVETVAFDQALNNYKTAAQGGQGPDVLRSDVGWVAQLAKAGLIQDLSDTPLAADTADFLPAPLESTKHEGKTYAVPQVTDALALFYNKAQLAQAGVEPPKSWDELRSIAPALGGDRALFINNDEYYALPFLYAHGGDLVDTGSRIITVNSPESVRGVQTAKDLIDAKAARTALDQPNSYTTMKAAFTSGEVAMVIDGPWAVAEYTQSEQFADPANLGIAPLPGAGTSPVGGHDYVIRQGSDATESAVKFVQCMSSTENQAKIAAQLGLLPTRQSAYDDPAVARNPVVSAFRPLAADTHERPWIPENAELLEPLQTAYAEILAGQKETGAALDEVARTYQTSVVPGYAQR
- a CDS encoding sugar ABC transporter permease, which translates into the protein MSIDAASLRATTAAVRPPARRKRSTAASIGLHATLVVASLIAVFPVFWVLVVSFKPDAKAIERTPTLFADSTVDNYWNVLSGAKGAFLSWFGNSVLIAALTTVLGVLLAATTAYAASRFRFPGRRWLLLSFLVVQMFPFAVLIVPLYNILLALGLQGSAPGLVLVYCSTAIPFCTYMLKGYFDGIPGEIDEAGRVDGLSPFGVFWRLVLPLARPGLAVTAFYSFIVAWSEVAFASAFLSADDRSKTLAVGLQVFVQQNRAEWGHLAAASVLVAVPAVLVFYLVQRFLVGGLTAGSVKS
- a CDS encoding carbohydrate kinase family protein, with protein sequence MHFPGRFTDQLVADNLAQVSLSFLVDDLVVRRGGAAANIAFALGVLRQRPVLIGAVGDDFADYRSWLERHGVDCSGVHVSEVAHTARFVCTTDEEFNQIASFYTGAMAEARNVELAPVLDRSGADLVLIGPNDPLAMLRHADECRQRGYPFASDPSQQLARLDGAQVRRVVEGAEYLFSNQYEWGLLLQKTGWTESDVRERIGVRVTTLGAAGAEVVAGDGTRLLVPAVPERGRVDPTGVGDGFRAGFLAGVQCGLSWERAAQLGSLVAVHVLEVTGTQEWSLDHGRALRRFTDAYGAAAATDVAPLLA